In the genome of Channa argus isolate prfri chromosome 8, Channa argus male v1.0, whole genome shotgun sequence, the window CTGCACTTGGAAGAGAGGACGAAATACTCACCTCAAAACAACCTCAGTGCTGTGGTGGGGAAACTTTAAGGGAATCTGTAACCAAAATATCTACAGTCTAATATGATCTTGACTATCCTGATAAATGAaactttgctttgtgtgttttagtgtgagAAGTGTATTTGGGAACCACACAAGTATAGATCACGAATGCCCAAGAAATGGAACTGATCTATCCTCAGTTAGTTTCCCTGTGCCTAGATCTGTCCAGCTCATCTCTGTGAGGGTCAAAGCTCATAATCCACTGGGATCTAGCGTGTCCTCCACCACTAACTACACACTCAGTGACATCGGTGAGGCCCACATAACTCGCTGTGCTCCAGGGACTTGGAGAGAAGTGCATGGAAACAGCTGCATATAGAGCAGCTTGGCACTGAAATGTgtcctttttatatttttatcatgACACACATCATTTCTGaacctttttccattttcttttccacacaTACAATCATCTTAAAGCAAAGAACACATTTGATAAGTATATGTTGTGACAGTTCTTCAAGACCTTGCTAACATATCTGATCACTCTGATGTTGATCTGAACAGCGATGCCACCAGCCCCTGTTCTTGTCCACCCAGAGTGCTCGTCTCGGGAGTGCATCATCCGTGTACATCAGTCTGTAAAGACTGATCACCTGGAGATCCAGTACAAATCAGATGGACAGACATGGACAACTTTCACATCACCATCACATTCACATCAAGTAAGAAGTTATTTTGCTTCACATTCTGGAGGCTTTCAAAGAAATGGTGCAAGAAAGCTTTGCAAAAGGTTACAGAAAACCTACATGACCAGAGCTCATAGGTCTACTGCTGATTCAACACTAAAGTCAGAAATGAGATTATGTATGTGCAGAGGTGAATTTTGAAGCACAAGTctccaaaacatatttaacctttaatgcttttaagctcacaCTTTCCTTCAAGCAGCATTACCACAAGCAAAAGTTTGTCCAATGATAggtcagataaaaataaaagaagaaaaagcaaatagaTGAAATATATGTGTGTCATTGACTTGCAGGGTGCAAAGGCCTGGAATATCTCCCTTCTGGAGCCCTATACGTTGTACAATTTCCAAGCTAGATCCAAACTTAGCACCGGCCTGTGGAGTCAGTGGAGCACCAACATTTCCAGCTGGACTCAAGAAGAGGGTAAGTAACTAAATGCTAACTTGCAGCTTCTGGAGACTACCTTTTTGTGTATTACAGACAGATCTGAATGGAGATATTATCTTTGTGGTACAGTGTTTTCGGAAGCTATCAGATGATGAAGTAATGCTTCCTTTTCTTTGGGTTTATGAGACAATTATCAGTTTAGCACTGTTTACCTCCAGAATATCCAGAAGCCACTGGTACGACCTTTATTGGATAGTGTGTTGGGTGCATAATCAGTCATTAGTGTTAAACAGTGAAGGAAAGTGACGTAAAGAAGACGTTGATGTTTAATAGGAAAAATTGCAAGGCATTTGTCATACTGATGGTGTAAAGATAAGTAGAGCCTACTTCGCATATGTATGAATGCACAGCAGTGACAGGTCAGTTTCCCACGAACACCCGTCAGCAGCACGAGAGGGCAGGGTCGAAAGACCTTAAAAAGTTTGGTCAACAGTGCCTTCACTGTCAGCAAGTTTTCAGTAAGTGATGAAGTTATttacatctgtttgtgtttgtcagttacattttttgGTTTAGCACATCTCTTCAAAGCCACAAAACTAATAGCAATTTAAAATCCACACAAATGATTGAGCATGGTTAACCTATTGGTACAGCCATTGGTTTCTTGCACAGGACAGTATGGAAATCAAGTTAGAGATTTGAAACGTGAGGAAGCTTATCTACCACAACAAACATACAGAAGCTGCCTTTACTTTGCTCTGGTAACATCTCAAAGTGCATTTTTCGTAAATGTAAAACTAGTAATAGTATAAACTCCCCTGTAAGACATAAAAACACCATCAACAGTTACAGAGCacatgaaaaaacattatttatccTTGTACCGTAGGGTCTCCAGGACCTCAAACAAgactattatttattatttattactttagcagacttttgtaaaatataatctGTTCAAAACTGTCAGGCAATTCTGAAAACAGCGAAAGCCTTGAAAGACCAAATGGATTTAagaatgttaaatatgttttttaaactacattgAAAACCAGTTGACTATCCCTCATGAAAATGAAGTACATTCactagccactttattaggtacacctttaAATACTCAGGTActgctttcatgtttttaatgtcaaattCTCAGTGTACCAGACAAATGTCTGAAATCAAGACTCACAAGATCCAGCAATGTTTTCACAATCTTCTGTTGTCCATTTTGGTGAGCTTATGTGAATTGTAGCCTCAGTTTCCCGTTTTTAACTGACAGGAGTGACACTTGACCTTTTGCTGTTGTAGCCTGTCTTAAGTTTGACATCTTATTTGTTCAGAGATGCTCTCCTGTAAACCTCAGTCAAAACAGGTGATTATTTGAGTTAcagttgcttttattttgacattaacCAGTCTTTCTAATCTCCTATGATCTCTGACATTAACAAGGCGTTTTCAtgcagagaactgctgctcactggatacGTTCTCTTTGTCAGACTTTCAGCTAGTAGCCCTACAGTTGGTTGTGCACCATCACTTAAACCACCCTTTTCCCCAATCTGATGCTGCATTTGAACTACAGCAGATCCTGTCTATAAGTGTCTATAAGATTAAATGTAATGGGCTGCTGTCATTTGATTGGCTAATTACATATTTGCGTTAATGAGCCTTTGAACCGGTGTatttaataaagtggccagtgagtataTATTCAAGTATACTATTAGTCTGctcttttaaaaccaaaaataagtGAGTGtactttcaatttatttataacaTATTCATCTGAGATTTAATAAAACTCTTACCATATCTTAGATGAGTATGTTGAATGCACCAGCTGGCTTCCCTGCATGGATTACCATACATACATGTGTATTATAAAGTCAATGTAACATTCATTCTAGGGCATTATTTAAAGCAATCTTGAATAATCTTGAGTTTCATACTCTTAAAGTAAAATCATGACTGGATAAAATCAATCTGAAAGCTTGTGATGAGTCTTGGAAAATGACTGTTGTAACATAAATGTAACGTGTATTCATGTAATTACGAAAACCTCCACGTTGGTTTTATAAGCTCATTAATATCTTTTTACCGTTTTTATTATCATCTCACATTTGCTGATCAATGCAACAGTGCAGGAAGCTGCAGTCATAGCTACTGCTCAAAAATGGCAGGGTGGAGTGACCTTTTCTTCCCTCTTATCAAACGTCACTGCTGTTGCCAGTGAGGTGTCAGTGTTGCAACAGAAGAATTTTACCCTCCTCCCGTACTCATGTGTAAAGACAAcaatttctttgatttttttcttttatcagatatagatatatatacatGAATTCAGAGAATATGTGGTTTCTTGGAAGTGTTACTCATTGCTGTCAGACTTGAGCTTACATAGAACAAATTAGCAGACCGAAATGATTTGGAACAACTCACAAAAAACATCAGAACTCACTGAaaactaaagataaaaaaacatccatttCTTGTCAATGCAGTCAAACTATGAAAATAGCAGCCTATATTTTATTGTCTCCTGATTTAATGTCATGGTGCAGTGACAGATttccattttaatgttttagctcCCGCAAAAGAGTTGGATGTGTGGTACGCTGAACCTGCATCTGACTCGAAATCCCTGAAAGTTTACTGGAAGGTAAGTTTGAAATCCTTTTAAAAAATCCGAATGAATGTTTTCCACTAATTTAAACAGCTTAATGGTGGTGGTGATACACAATACACAGCTGAAGTGTTTCATCAGTTGAAGCATCTGTAGTATCCATGCATTCCATCGTTGCTTGCTCACTCTAGTGTTTGTGTGGGCGTGTAGTGTTGTAGCCATAGTAACACTTTCTGCTACGGTATGTTCTATACTAAAGGTCAACCCTTGACCGATCTGAGGTGTGACACTatcatgcacactcacacatcccTACcctttatcacacacacagacacacacacacacacacacacggacacacacacacacattcattatcacataaagacagagagataagTGAAACCAGTCGGCAGACACCACAGTTTCAGTTTACAAGAAAAAGGCGAGCTAAACAGAAATGATGTGTCTTGCATTGTGTTCAGTGTGAGCATcctgtaaagaaataaaaatcccaAGCTCCCATTAAAGAGCCACATAAATGGGCTTTCTTCAATAAGAAAGCAAATGTATTGTGCCAAACTCATTAATTTactcttttttcatttttctgattGCAGGAGGCAAACAATTCAATCTCTAGAGGGAAGATCACACGGTACATAGTCAAAGTTTACAACCCAAACTCTACACTGCGCTCTGAATCTAACATCAAATGTAATGCCACGAATTATACCGTACCATTCTGTGCTAACTGTGAAGTGGCAGTGTTGTCCTCCAACTCCAAAGGCCTGTCCCCTCCTGCCAAAATTACAACCAGCTACAaacaaggtaaaaaaacaaaaaactgattcTGACTTGTTTAAGTAGGACACACGTGCATGTGCGCTGAGTTCTGGATAATGGTTCTCTCTTGTATTATGCAGATAAAGTATTCATAAACGCACCTTGTTTATTTCAGCCAAGCCCCCTCAGGACCTGCAAGTAACAGCAGCCAGCGACAATGTCACCATCTCCTGGAGAAAGCCTGAAGCTGCACCAGCTTCCTATGTTGTGGAGTGGTACCCAGAGGGTCATAAGCTGGAAGAGCTCAGATGGGTCAGACTGAGTGGGAATGACAACCACACTCTCATTACTGGTGAGACATGAATACCACAGAggtgaaacaacacaaaaggcaaagccgttattatttttttttattccatcatttttctttattcaggTATTAAGCAATTTGAGTGCTATGAGGTGGCAGTGTATGTTTTCTACGATGAGAACTCAGTGGGAAGGACCAGATTTACAGGTGTCACCAATCTGGAGTCAGGTAAGATCTGAGCaactttattttagtatttagtaCCGTAACACATCATTTACGGTTTGGAAAATGAAGTCTTTTTATGAAGTCTCAATATTATTGGTAATGCAGAAAATTCTGTGTTTGTAAGCATTACaggtttttctcatttgcttaaACACTTCTGTCCAGTCTGACAGAAACATAGATCACTGACCAAATACACAATATCACAATTACAATGTCTCTGGGCACGACATggaatccccaacagcccatccccatccccagctgtgcagtgccggtccaagcccggtaaaaattggggagggttgcgtcagtaagggcatccggcgtaaaaactgtgccaaatcaacatgcggacaatgatctgctgcggcgaacctgaactcacaggataaaggacaaaaaaaacaaaaaaacttacaataacAAAACTTCTAGAGCAtgtaacaaaagtaaaacattttcttaaacaaCACAACTTGTGGCCtttcaacaaaaagaaaatcaaaatataTGTCATGttgattttactgtaaatactatGAAACATTCCCTTAATATTCAGAtgaatattgtatattatatattatattatattataatataatatatcgGCTTTGATCAGTCTCCTTGGGTTCTGCTTGCTGTTTTCAGCCCCAGCAGCTAGTCCATTGTTCCAGGAGAAGGTTGAGGGAAATGCAGTGACAGTGAGCTGGACAGAGCTCCCCAGGAGTCAACGCAAGGGTTGTATTACCAACTATACCATCTATTTGGACAGCGACAGCAGACCTCAGATGTCTTGTAAGAAGAATTTTATATGTGGTATTTTTCTCTTAATTGTACAACAATTAATATTGGTGGCGTCACACGCATAAGACATAGCATTACCACAAACTGTGTGCCACAATATGAAATCACCAATgtggatttaatgtttaatgcaaCACAAGCATCTCTGCAGAAAATGACTCCTTTCCTGTGTGTATatgaattttttatttcagataaCGTCCAAGCATCAGAGAGGATGTATATCATTGAAGCTCTGTCTCCAGCTTCGTACAGCCTGTGGATGACTGCTTGGACCGCTAAAGGAGAGGGCCCAGCAGGTCAAAAAGTCAAGCTCTATATCCAGCGTGAGTAGCTTTTCAAGCATTTTTAGAGAAATTGTTTGACACTTTGATAAATCCGTGTTGCAGACAGTTAGATGAGAGGATCAGAGATTCTCTGGTGGTTGCCTGACTCCTGCATCTGGCTATAAGAATCATTCCAAGCCCACAACCCTATAAAACTACAACCTGCAGTTTAAAATATAACGTGAAATTGTGAGTTTAAAGCTACTGTAGCAGATTTATTGGACAGAGCTAAGCTTGATCTTCCTATCCAGTCTTTATTCCAAGCCAATTGTCTCCTGGCTGTAGCATCGTATTTCCTGACATGATATCAACATGGTATTCATCCTCTCATCTCATAACTTTCTGCATAAGTactgtatttcccaaaatgtgcAACTATTCATTTAACACAAGATAAAAATAGACTAGTTTTAGACTAACTATTGCCAATAACAAGCTTTATTGCCTAAAGCACTTTTGTTGAAGAGATGTGTATTAGCGTTCTAAATATAATCTGTATTTCACCTTGAGCTTTATCAAATACCCAGCAGCTCAATTTGTGGATTGAACCAATAATAAAAGTGCCACAACAGTCAGTGTGAGTTAACTGCCTTaacagctttttattaaaaacccaaattaaatgataaatacaatcctataaaataagaaaaggaggagacagaTAGTTGCATCACAGCCAGGAGTCCACTCACCTATTCTTGGAGCATCATCCAAGGTACATTAAAGAGcaaaactaatgaaaacaaaacaccacaaaagtatgcaaacacaaactgtggAATCTAAAGGAATGTAGAAAAATTAgggttaaaacaaaaacacaacaaagcacCGTTACAAGTTAATACAAGTGAGcatacatttaatataattGAATGAAAATAACTTCATTGTGATAAATTCCTTGTGATAAAACTGCTCACCTTCCTATCCTCTAAAAGTTATGGAAGATGCACTTTCAAAAGCCATACCTTGGGGTATCTAAGCCTTTATCTTTATCAGGTACATTAAAGGATGTCTTTACTGTGTTTGAACTTGCTtgttttggttgtagtttgggtAATACGTGTACATAAATGGCAttaaactatattaaaatatttctctacttctagctgaaaaacgtCAGCTAGAAGTAAacgattatgtcatcttgttgttcatactatgaagtttgtgatcatagtcaacctgcttttccagaactcccccagattacatcatctgaactcttaatgatgaaaaacacaaccaggtgatgtcatctggaggagtttttctgctaaaagcagagaaatattttaatatacgggagtcagaaggaagtttaaaagcattaatgtacaattaatttacaccctaaactaaagccaaagaaagcaTATTGAAAATTTTGatacaacacaaaatgacaaaataaaatttctggCTTATGAAAGCCACGGGCATCCAAGTCTCACACTGTCTGCTCACTACCTGCAAGTTTCCAGCTGCGCACATATATGTGAGCACTTTTAGCTTCATAACTTGCTACCTCTCTTCTTCAGCGGAGGTCAGTGtataagtaattttttttatcaaaaaaagtAACTGAAGAAGCACATTACCTCCATCAATTTCCGCCTAGTAGCCCTGGACCAGAAGCGAGGGCCAGACACAGACTTGCTTCTGTTCTTTGTTGATGAAGTAACATCATACAGAATCAGCATTTCAGCCTGCACTTTTGTCAGGATTAatcttttctattttaaaaacttGCACTTATTTACATTCTTTTCCTGAGCAGAAGAATTTTGTTTATGACAAtgttacaaaacaacacatttatccACTTATTGTGAATTGTGGTTTTACACTGTTTCATTACGTTTACTGATTGTTTCTGATGAGCCACGTGTACTGCATATTCTGCTGTCTTACATCCTACCTCGGTTTGATTGTCACTGCTGCAGAGTCCCAACTACCCCTGTTACTAATGTGTGGGGTCATCTCCATGATCGTGCTGTTTTTCGTGTGTCTGTGCCAGAATTCAGGTGTAAAGCAGAGGTGAGTTAAACAAGGCCTCTCTGTGgaagtttctttattttgtttatccTTACACTTGCAGAATACACTGGAATGATGCAGCATTACAAGtgaattgtgttgctgaaaagtTTCCATTGTTCAGCAGTTTCTCACACTCCTCCCTCAGGTTGTGGGTGTTTTTACAGTGCCTCATTCTCGATGTTGTGCCAGACCCTGCAAATAGCAAATGGGCAAAAGAGTGTACCCAAGTCAAGGTATTTATACACGTGAATAAAATTCAAGTCATGTTGCAGTTCTATGGCCCATGTTTGAGTCTGGAGTTTCCTCTTAAACAGGGCAAGTTAAACCTCCAGGTGCAGCTGAGTAGCTCCAGTGTAACCAAGGATGAGGAAGAGCCCATCCTGGTCGATGTTGAGGAGCTTCCTAAGAAGAATAGTCTCACCTCCATACCTACGAAGGTCTCCTTGCAGCACCCTTCCCAGACCAGTCAGAATCCCGAGATGGATCCAGCCACACATCTCTACCCTCTGACCACCTATATCAAGAGCTTCTCCCATGACTCGGACAGCTCCGATCACACGCAAACCTCTCTGGACACAAATACAACCGTAGAATATATCTCATCACACGGGCCTGGAATTATTGCCGAGGAGGACCAGGgggaggatgaagaagaggaggaggagtttcCAGAAATGCTGGGTTTCCTTCCCAGTCATAATGTCTTCTTGGAGCCAATGGACTTTGGAGGGAAGTTGACTCTGGATGCAGTCAAAATTGACTGCGGTGActtctttcaaaacatttagtttGAACATGAAACAAGAACTGGATAGATGAGAACTGAgtgaaataatatatttagaCAATGGCTGGGATGTGTCTggattcttcctttttttctatttgtgttttctatgtTAATATACATCTAGCTGGGATATGCATAACTACCTCCTTGCTTACTGAAATCTGAACACACAGTTTTCTTGTGTAAGTTGAGCTATGAAGTAATATTTTGGacttaaaagtctttttttccattttatgcaTTACCAAAGTTTCCTCTTAAGAACAGCTATAGACACTAATATCACCAAAATGATTACTGAATATTGCAATGTCTGCCTGCCAATAATGAGGTATTTCAATATGGCTCCAACCTTATGCCAACAGTGCTGACAGCGCCGACATGCCTACTACACAGCACAAAGTTTGACTTGAGACTTTCGTAAGAAACGGCTCAGTAAGACAAGGGTGTGCCAGCATGAACAACAGCAGGACCCTGGAACTGAAGCAACTAAATACAATTCAACCACCATGAATTTTGTTATTTACACGTGATTTTCCTGCtttgacatgtcaaaatgttgtttgtgaATCAGCCAAAACATACTTGCAAGCATTGTTGCCCATCCTGTTTACTGGCCATGCATCCCCCTATTCTACCTCAATCTCAACACAGCTTACAAAAGAGaaactttaaatgtgtcttAGATTTGTTAGTGCTGCATGATAACCAATGTTCAGATGACGGTATTTGTACTTAATATCCAAATACTAATTGATTACCTGAATCACTGCATACGAAAatctaattacatttttgaaaaaacaggaaatatttgCTAGCGGTGGTGCACTAGTTTAGTTTGTCCAAAGTGTTGTagtcagaaattatttttccagtgTCATCAATGGACCAACCAGACCCTGGAGCTATGTTATTAGGTTTTAGACTGTTTTGAGCAGCAACATTATATTTACAACCATTCCTCTCTAACTgattttaaagaattaaaaaaaaacaaggccttacttttgtgtggagtttccaTGTTATTCCTGGGCCTGAAAGGTCAATTAACAGCAGTTCTCAAACCCCTTTCCTCCAGAACCTCTGCTCTGCTTATGTTCCTGCACTAACCACTGCTGTTGACCCAGATcaggtgtttttaataaatcagtCTTTGTCTTTACCCACTTTATACTACACCCTTACCATAGAGG includes:
- the il12rb2 gene encoding interleukin-12 receptor subunit beta-2 isoform X3 — encoded protein: MATMSQICPIFTAVFLLALQLCIGNKSCTIWSSSGHMVKRGSSFQVYCTFYCTCKRSMYSDHPPTPQNHEEFNSTTIYFKVLNITENRTYSCQCSCSLSLDSCGMDISTGYPPDRPKDISCIYKVSNDKSGDVFCTWKRGRNTHLKTTSVLCVRSVFGNHTSIDHECPRNGTDLSSVSFPVPRSVQLISVRVKAHNPLGSSVSSTTNYTLSDIAMPPAPVLVHPECSSRECIIRVHQSVKTDHLEIQYKSDGQTWTTFTSPSHSHQGAKAWNISLLEPYTLYNFQARSKLSTGLWSQWSTNISSWTQEEAPAKELDVWYAEPASDSKSLKVYWKEANNSISRGKITRYIVKVYNPNSTLRSESNIKCNATNYTVPFCANCEVAVLSSNSKGLSPPAKITTSYKQAKPPQDLQVTAASDNVTISWRKPEAAPASYVVEWYPEGHKLEELRWVRLSGNDNHTLITGIKQFECYEVAVYVFYDENSVGRTRFTGVTNLESAPAASPLFQEKVEGNAVTVSWTELPRSQRKGCITNYTIYLDSDSRPQMSYNVQASERMYIIEALSPASYSLWMTAWTAKGEGPAGQKVKLYIQQSQLPLLLMCGVISMIVLFFVCLCQNSGVKQRLWVFLQCLILDVVPDPANSKWAKECTQVKGKLNLQVQLSSSSVTKDEEEPILVDVEELPKKNSLTSIPTKVSLQHPSQTSQNPEMDPATHLYPLTTYIKSFSHDSDSSDHTQTSLDTNTTVEYISSHGPGIIAEEDQGEDEEEEEEFPEMLGFLPSHNVFLEPMDFGGKLTLDAVKIDCGDFFQNI
- the il12rb2 gene encoding interleukin-12 receptor subunit beta-2 isoform X2; this translates as MTDKASGGSDDTEGSCTTAMLCLGNKSCTIWSSSGHMVKRGSSFQVYCTFYCTCKRSMYSDHPPTPQNHEEFNSTTIYFKVLNITENRTYSCQCSCSLSLDSCGMDISTGYPPDRPKDISCIYKVSNDKSGDVFCTWKRGRNTHLKTTSVLCVRSVFGNHTSIDHECPRNGTDLSSVSFPVPRSVQLISVRVKAHNPLGSSVSSTTNYTLSDIAMPPAPVLVHPECSSRECIIRVHQSVKTDHLEIQYKSDGQTWTTFTSPSHSHQGAKAWNISLLEPYTLYNFQARSKLSTGLWSQWSTNISSWTQEEAPAKELDVWYAEPASDSKSLKVYWKEANNSISRGKITRYIVKVYNPNSTLRSESNIKCNATNYTVPFCANCEVAVLSSNSKGLSPPAKITTSYKQAKPPQDLQVTAASDNVTISWRKPEAAPASYVVEWYPEGHKLEELRWVRLSGNDNHTLITGIKQFECYEVAVYVFYDENSVGRTRFTGVTNLESAPAASPLFQEKVEGNAVTVSWTELPRSQRKGCITNYTIYLDSDSRPQMSYNVQASERMYIIEALSPASYSLWMTAWTAKGEGPAGQKVKLYIQQSQLPLLLMCGVISMIVLFFVCLCQNSGVKQRLWVFLQCLILDVVPDPANSKWAKECTQVKVFIHVNKIQVMLQFYGPCLSLEFPLKQGKLNLQVQLSSSSVTKDEEEPILVDVEELPKKNSLTSIPTKVSLQHPSQTSQNPEMDPATHLYPLTTYIKSFSHDSDSSDHTQTSLDTNTTVEYISSHGPGIIAEEDQGEDEEEEEEFPEMLGFLPSHNVFLEPMDFGGKLTLDAVKIDCGDFFQNI
- the il12rb2 gene encoding interleukin-12 receptor subunit beta-2 isoform X1, whose amino-acid sequence is MATMSQICPIFTAVFLLALQLCIGNKSCTIWSSSGHMVKRGSSFQVYCTFYCTCKRSMYSDHPPTPQNHEEFNSTTIYFKVLNITENRTYSCQCSCSLSLDSCGMDISTGYPPDRPKDISCIYKVSNDKSGDVFCTWKRGRNTHLKTTSVLCVRSVFGNHTSIDHECPRNGTDLSSVSFPVPRSVQLISVRVKAHNPLGSSVSSTTNYTLSDIAMPPAPVLVHPECSSRECIIRVHQSVKTDHLEIQYKSDGQTWTTFTSPSHSHQGAKAWNISLLEPYTLYNFQARSKLSTGLWSQWSTNISSWTQEEAPAKELDVWYAEPASDSKSLKVYWKEANNSISRGKITRYIVKVYNPNSTLRSESNIKCNATNYTVPFCANCEVAVLSSNSKGLSPPAKITTSYKQAKPPQDLQVTAASDNVTISWRKPEAAPASYVVEWYPEGHKLEELRWVRLSGNDNHTLITGIKQFECYEVAVYVFYDENSVGRTRFTGVTNLESAPAASPLFQEKVEGNAVTVSWTELPRSQRKGCITNYTIYLDSDSRPQMSYNVQASERMYIIEALSPASYSLWMTAWTAKGEGPAGQKVKLYIQQSQLPLLLMCGVISMIVLFFVCLCQNSGVKQRLWVFLQCLILDVVPDPANSKWAKECTQVKVFIHVNKIQVMLQFYGPCLSLEFPLKQGKLNLQVQLSSSSVTKDEEEPILVDVEELPKKNSLTSIPTKVSLQHPSQTSQNPEMDPATHLYPLTTYIKSFSHDSDSSDHTQTSLDTNTTVEYISSHGPGIIAEEDQGEDEEEEEEFPEMLGFLPSHNVFLEPMDFGGKLTLDAVKIDCGDFFQNI